The segment GCGAAAAACATCTCGATCCAAAACATCTTCGCGAACCTGATGGTTGGGCCGATGGCTGCATTTACAACGGCGACCAGCCGGCGACGTTCACTCGCATTGGCGGAATCCTATTGCAGATGGCACGCTCTGCGGACGCTGGTTTTCCTCCCGGTGAACAACCTGTTTGGGGTTCGGCTCATCCGGGCACATCAAATTTCGTGCTCGGCGACGGCAGCGTGCATTCCTATGATGTCGACATGGACGGTGAAGTTCTTTTTCGATTGTGCTCGCGAAATGACGGATTGAGTGTCAATGGCGACCAGCGCTAGGGCCGGTAAAGTCGTGCGGCGGACCGTCTACTTCGTTGGCACAGAATCCGAGGTTGCTCATCATGCTGCACCGCTGATGGACGTGGATTCGTTTGGCACGCAGGTCATCGATCCGGCCGAAGTGGTTGATGCAGCGAACGATGGCGATATCGCAATCTTCTTTTCAGAGCACTTCGATCGTTTTCGCAACGCCGTTGTTGAACTGAAAGCGAAACGCGTTGCGACGATCTATCTGGTGGACGGGATTCTTGAATGGCGCAATGCTTGGCAAAATCGGGACGACGAACCTGCCTGTCCCTTCACCATGAGGCCTGTCCTTTGCGATAAAGTCGTCGCGATCGGACCATCGCAGGCTCGCGTGCTTTCCGGTTGGGGCAACGCGGGAAAGATCGAAGTTGTCGGAATTCCGAGGCTCGACCAAAGGACCAGACAATGGCGAGAATCAACCGGATACCAACCGGCTGTCGACAATTCGCGATTTCGTATCCTCGTTTCAACCGCGAAAACGCCGGGATTCACGGATGAACAAATCGAGACCACGGTTCGTAGTTTGTCAGACTTGAAACAGTATTTTGAAGCAACGACTTCCGTTTTCGGTCGCCAGATCGAAGTTGAATGGCGATTGACGGCAGGGTTGGATCAACGAATCGATGTCGCCAATCGACTTTCCAATCTCAACGGTACGGAATTGCATGCAGCCATCGAACGCTGCGATGCAGTCGTTACAGCGCCATCGACCTCCATGCTGGAAGCAATGTTGCAGCACAAGCCAACCGCACTTCTGGATTACCATCTCTGTCCACAATACGTTCCCGCCGCGTGGAACATTCGTTCGAGCCAATCGATTGGCGTTGTCATTGAACAGCTTGCAAACCCGTCGGCTGCGAGACTTCAGTTTCAAAACGGAGTTCTTGGCGACGCTCTTCAAGTTTGCGAATCGGCCACCGATCGGCTGGTTCAATTGATACATTCGATGTTCGCCGAAACGGACAGGCAAAATGATACGACTAAATCGTTTGAATTTACTTCCAGTTTGTTGCCGAACGCTGTTTGGGCGTCAGAGTTAGGCGGAGCGCATTGCAAAATGGATTTCGCCTCCGTCTTTGCCAACTACAACGAATTCACGGATGATTGTGACGTACCGGAACTTCAAGCTCAGTTGGCTCACGCGAGACGCGAAATCGAGCACTTGCATCGTATCGAAGACGGGCTCAGAGCGGAACTTGCGGAAGCTCATTCGATCTTCGAGTCGATTCACCAGCACCCAATTGCCGGACCCATCGTAAGGATCCGGGAACGGTTTATTCAGTTTATGAATCGCAACAGAAAAGCAACCTGATTCAGATGCTTACCATCCATCCAGCCACAACCGATCGGATCGCGAAATCGGCCTCAACCGCCGACCCAATCGTGTTGTGCGCTGCCGATGAAAACTATGTAAAGCCGTTGACTGTGATGCTGCATTCCGCAGCTGTATCTCTGAAGCCGGGGCGGCATCTCCATGTCGTGTTGTTCGATGGTGGAATCGAAGAAAGCAGCCTCGCCGCCGTGCGTGAATCGCTGATCGATTATCCAGTCACGATTGATCTGCTGCGACCTGATTTGTCAAAAGTAAGTGACTTGATGACGTCGCATCACATCACGCACACAGCTTATTTGCGACTGATGGCCGCTCGGCTGTTGCCTGGTTCGATCGAAAAAGTCATCTATCTCGATTCCGATGTTCTCGTTCGTGATGACCTGACCGAGATGTGGGAGATGGAACTGGGAGACAACTACTGTCTGGCGGCCACCGATATTGCTTGTCCTTTTATCGATGCCCGCGAAGTTTCCGACGCCGATCTGCAGTCGTCCAAGCCTTACCTTGCAGCGATCTCGCCGGTTGCGAATTGGAAAGATCTTGGAATCGACGGCAGCGCGAATTATTTCAACAGC is part of the Mariniblastus fucicola genome and harbors:
- a CDS encoding glycosyltransferase family 8 protein; the encoded protein is MLTIHPATTDRIAKSASTADPIVLCAADENYVKPLTVMLHSAAVSLKPGRHLHVVLFDGGIEESSLAAVRESLIDYPVTIDLLRPDLSKVSDLMTSHHITHTAYLRLMAARLLPGSIEKVIYLDSDVLVRDDLTEMWEMELGDNYCLAATDIACPFIDAREVSDADLQSSKPYLAAISPVANWKDLGIDGSANYFNSGVMVLNLKKWREENVEQRLFDCLRKNSKFVWCWDQYALNVVFAGRWGKLPLRWNQGAHVYEYPGSEQSPVDHEGFEAMRDRPAIIHYTTEWKPWDYESSHPLKETYYNELDQTAWKGWRPEDPGFNFGKWWDRKAVGVIRAWIINWRKLKLLFSMV